From the genome of Ziziphus jujuba cultivar Dongzao chromosome 6, ASM3175591v1, one region includes:
- the LOC125419094 gene encoding 5-amino-6-(5-phospho-D-ribitylamino)uracil phosphatase, chloroplastic: MVESMAATSLLGHRPFCSGTSVTDVSNKRKSTYNCQLTKTEFLGRRVIASPPLPRLKVDHVPVSSIKALAMELTKEVHSYKEERIPRNWNYQIDTGINEKPVVWPPENKADNPSLQNPLLRQERMGCGWLGAIFEWEGVLIEDNPDLEKQAWLALSQEEGKSPPPAFILKRIEGMKNEQAISEVLCWSRDPSQVRRMASRREEIYQALQGGIYRLRAGSKEFVNILMHYKIPMAVVSTRARKTLETAIGAIGVEEYFNVIVAAEDVHRGKPDPEMFVYAAQLLKFIPERCIVFGNSNQTVEAAHDARMKCVAVASKHPVYELGAADLVVRHLDELSVVDLKNLAAVETAEFGSGEPELELEEEYDGPTSSTSAAVDDNFW; encoded by the coding sequence ATGGTTGAATCAATGGCTGCAACATCTCTTTTGGGGCATAGGCCGTTTTGTAGTGGGACTTCTGTAACAGATGTCTCCAACAAGCGGAAATCTACATATAACTGCCAGCTTACGAAAACAGAATTCCTTGGAAGAAGGGTAATTGCATCCCCTCCTTTGCCAAGATTGAAAGTTGATCATGTACCTGTTTCATCAATTAAGGCTCTTGCAATGGAGCTGACAAAAGAAGTGCATTCATACAAGGAAGAGCGAATTCCACGGAATTGGAATTATCAGATCGATACCGGTATAAATGAAAAGCCTGTTGTATGGCCACCTGAGAATAAAGCGGATAACCCTTCACTGCAAAATCCCTTACTTCGACAAGAAAGGATGGGTTGCGGTTGGTTAGGTGCCATATTTGAGTGGGAAGGAGTTCTGATAGAAGACAATCCTGATCTTGAGAAGCAAGCATGGCTTGCTCTTTCTCAGGAAGAAGGAAAATCTCCTCCGCCAGCATTCATACTTAAAAGAATAGAAGGAATGAAAAATGAACAGGCTATTTCGGAGGTTCTGTGCTGGTCAAGAGACCCGTCTCAGGTGAGAAGGATGGCTTCTAGAAGGGAAGAAATTTACCAAGCTTTGCAAGGTGGGATATATAGATTAAGAGCTGGGTCAAAAGAGTTTGTGAATATCTTGATGCATTACAAGATACCAATGGCAGTGGTTTCTACACGTGCTAGAAAAACTCTTGAGACTGCAATTGGAGCCATTGGTGTTGAAGAATACTTCAATGTGATTGTAGCTGCGGAAGATGTACATAGGGGGAAGCCTGATCCAGAAATGTTTGTATATGCGGCACAACTACTAAAATTCATACCTGAGCGGTGCATTGTGTTTGGTAACTCAAATCAAACAGTGGAGGCTGCCCATGATGCTCGGATGAAATGTGTGGCTGTTGCTAGCAAGCATCCAGTATACGAGCTCGGGGCTGCAGACTTGGTGGTTAGACACCTAGATGAGCTCTCAGTGGTCGATTTGAAGAATCTAGCTGCTGTTGAAACAGCTGAATTTGGTTCTGGAGAGCCAGAGTTGGAGCTGGAGGAAGAATATGATGGTCCAACTTCATCAACTTCGGCAGCAGTTGATGATAATTTCTGGTAA
- the LOC107409526 gene encoding uncharacterized protein LOC107409526 has translation MGKKGGGRKGPNLASGSNNLITLREEATGRKQTRGGSSNAKSILKVKHLERLATWASGEASIPSLAAFYGRRLASVEEALGVAPDPSLFTCQRCETILQPGFNCTVRIEKNRAKPRRRSKKPNNSTQNSVVYTCHFCSQRNLKRGTPKGHMKDICPSKIRKTMKPKADKSIFQQPVSSERSIIDKDEVIKMDEISLPAISEETPTIDCPTTPAVVKTGTTLLDSKRRKRNRSAAKKPAEPENISTSIDKEKTSCNSRKRRKKSWTGLKEIAESSENKTNITNLRIPFLM, from the exons ATGGGCAAGAAAGGAGGAGGCAGAAAAGGACCAAATTTGGCTTCTGGGTCGAACAACTTGATAACACTGAGAGAAGAAGCCACCGGCAGAAAGCAAACCAGAGGAGGTTCCTCCAAtgcaaaatcaatattgaaAGTCAAGCACTTGGAGAGGCTAGCCACATGGGCAAGTGGGGAGGCTTCTATTCCTTCTCTGGCTGCATTCTATGGTCGCAGATTGGCCTCTGTCGAGGAGGCTTTGGGTGTCGCCCCTGACCCTTCTTTGTTTACTTGTCAAAG ATGTGAAACAATTCTTCAGCCTGGCTTCAACTGCACTGTCCGTATTGAGAAAAATAGAGCAAAGCCGCGGCGTAGAAGTAAGAAACCTAATAATTCCACTCAGAACAGTGTAGTGTATACGTGCCACTTTTGTTCACAACGGAATTTGAAGAGAGGGACCCCAAAAGGACATATGAAAGATATATGCCCCTCTAAGATCAGAAAAACTATGAAACCAAAGGCTGATAAATCCATTTTTCAGCAGCCTGTCAGCTCAGAGAGGAGCATCATTGATAAAGATGAGGTTATTAAAATGGATGAGATATCTTTACCAGCAATATCTGAAGAGACTCCCACCATCGACTGTCCAACAACTCCAGCAGTGGTGAAAACTGGAACCACATTGTTGGATAGTAAGAGGAGAAAGAGAAACAGATCAGCAGCTAAGAAACCAGCCGAACCTGAAAACATTTCTACCTCTATAGACAAAGAAAAAACTTCCTGCAATTCGAGGAAACGAAGAAAAAAATCGTGGACAGGTTTGAAGGAAATTGCTGAAAGCAGTGAGAACAAGACAAACATTACCAATTTGAGAATACCTTTCTTAATGTAA